The Verrucomicrobiia bacterium DNA segment CTCGGGACGCTCGCTGCCGACGTGGCCGTCACAGAACACGGCGCTGGCGGTTTGCTCGTGGCGGAAATGGGCCGTGCGCTCGGTGGTGTTGGTGCTCACGTAATAAAACTCCTCCAGCATCGGATTGTCGGGCGAGGCCGGCGGCTGAAAGGTGTTGATTTGGGCGGCATCGGCCAGCAACACCGTTTCCGCCGCCGACTTCAGTTGATACACGTTCACAGGCGGGGCGGAGGGCGGAGCGGACAGGCACAGGTTGTAGCCATAGCCGTAGGCCGCGCCGGTGGCCTTGAGCTTGAACGAAGCCAGGCTGTAATCCAGGGCGGGACACAACTCCACCCCCCGCCCCAGCAAATACGGATAAAGCGCCCCCAGCTCCGGGCGAAAAGCGCGCTGGCCTTCCGCGCCGTTTTCCATCCAGCCAAACCAGTACAGGCGGCCGCCGTTGGTGGCCGTGCCGCCATAGCGGAAGGTCTGGCCCTGATAATCATCCCAATACATCTGGGCGGCCAGGCCCATCTGGCGCAGGTTGCTGAAGCACCGCACCCGCTGCGCCGCCCGCTGGCTGCGGCCCAGCGCCGGCAGGAGCAGGGCCAGGAGCACGGCCAGAATGGCCACCACCACCAGCAGCTCCACCAGCGTGAATGCGCAGCGTCGCTTCATGACCTAGGGGCGCGTAATGGCAATGCGGTAAAATCGTTGCGGCGGCGTCTCCGGTTCGAGCGGCCATTCCAGCCATCCCCCGGTGCCCGCCATCGGCTCATGGAGCGGGGTCCATTGCCGCCAGTCCGCCGTGGCCTCCACCACAAAACGATACCCGGCCGCCCCCAGATAACGCACCGCCCGCCCGTTTGCGGTGCGGACGGCCTGCAGTCCCTGCACCGGCGGCTCCGGGACGGTCCAAATCACGTTGTCCACGTACCCCCGCGCGTAAAGCGAGCCGCCCGCGCCGGCATCGCTGTAACTGGCCACGGCAAAGGTGTCCACGCGGTAATCGGTAAAGGAGCCGGTGAGCTGCGAGGTGAATTGCGCCAGCAGGCTGCCCTCCTCCCCCGTCACAAAGGGCGTGGCGCTGGCGCGCAACGTGGTGGTCAGTTGCCGGGTGGCGGCCTGATAGCTCATGCGCACGCGCAGCCAGGTCTGGGTGGGCAGCGTGATTTCACGATAGGCATTGGGCCCGTCGTAATTGAACTGGCCATTGGTGCTGGTGAACGTTGGCCAGACTGTGGCCTGATGGCTGTAGAGATCCTGGGGATGATAGTACTCGGGGAAATAATCGAATTCGATCAGGTTGGGCGCGTAACCCACGCCGCGGCCGCGCTGGAAGGAGTCCCGCACGGCCTGCACGGAGTTGTGAAAGCCCAGCGCCACTTCAAACGAATACGGTTTGTCTGGATTCACCCCAATCCGCGCCTCCAGCAGGTACAGGTCAAACCCCAGCGTGAACGAGTCCGTTTTGGCCAGAATCACGCCCAGGGGACGCCGGAAGTAGGAGTTGCTCCGGCTGGAATCCCACGTCACCGCCAGCCATTGGCGCGCGGCGTCCCACTCGAAAAGCGAAGCCTGGCCGTGCACCTGCCAGCCGCGCCGGGCCGGGTCGGTGGAGAAATCTTCCGTGAACGTGGCCGCAGCCGCGGCGCCGGCCGCCGTGACCAGCGCCAGGCCGAGCCACCTTTGAATGAGGTGTTTTGCCGTCATGCGCCGTTGTCTTTCACGGCCTCCCACGGAGTAAGGGAAGGGCCATCGTCCCACACGCGCCGGGTCAGGCACGCGCGGCACAGGCACACCTTTTGCCGCAGGGCGGCGGGCACGCGCGCCAGCGCCTCCGGCGCGGCGCGCACGCCCCAACACCAGCAGGGGTCCCCCACCTCACCACCGGCGGCCACCACACAATCATTGGGCTGCCCGCACAACGGGCAGGCGCCCGGGTCTATGACGCCGGGATGAGCCTTCATGGCCTGGCGCTGTTGCGCTGACGCCGCACCCACGCCAGCAAGCCCACCCCCGCCAGCCCCAGCAGCCAGGTGGCCGGCTCGGGCACCGCCGCCAGGGCGTCCAGTTTGATTTGGCCCTCCAGCACGCTGAGCCGCACGTAATGGATTTCCTGCAGGGACACCGGTTGTCCCTGGGCGTCAATGGCCCAGCCCAGGTCATAGCCCACCCCGCCCGCCGAGCCGCCATACAAGGCCCGGATCTCCGGCAGGGTTTTGCCGGCAAAAGCCGCCGGGGTTAGCGCCGGATTGGGCGGCAGGCCAAACTGTCCGGCGGAATCGGTTGGCAGGGCGGCCTCGGTCACCGGCGCCAGCGAGGGGTTGAGCAGGTAAAAGTTCTGGCCGTCCGCGCTGACCGAGATGCGCGTCACTCCGCCCAGGTTGCCAAACACCGTGCCATCGGAGAGGCCGTTGGGCCAGTTCACATCCACCAAGGCCGCCCCGCCATACACCACGAAATCCAGGCCGTAGGGGTGGGCGGGAAGATTGCGGACCGGCTCGGCAAAACGGAGCGTGAGCGAGCCGCCGGCGCCGATGCCGACGAGTTGATCCGAGGTGTAGGGCGCTTCAAAGGGGGTGATGGGGGTCGGCTCGGGGGACCACGGCGGGAAGGCGGGGTTGAAGGTGGCGGGCATGCCCAGGGCGGCGGCGGCATTGGTGTAGCTGGATAGCGAGCCGCTTAATGCGCCTGGTTGATAATCCACCACACTGGAGGCGTAGGCGGCGGCGTGAAGGGTTGCCCAACTCGAAACCATTACGCTGGCCAGGGCCAGCCCGGCGGTCATCCATCGTTTCATGAACTTGCAGTCACCTTCGCTCCGGCTCAAACGGAGCTGCTGTTGTTTGTTGCCGGCCAGGGGGAGCATGAAGGCACAAAAAAACCTTCATCCTCCGCCACACGGGAATGAAGGCTTTCCACAGGTCCAGTTCCGAAACGGCGAAACCGGCTGGCCTCATCCTTCTCTTGAGCGGAGAAGTTGGGTCGTCAACCCGACGAGCGCAGCCTGACCGGTATCCTGACTTCGGGCCTCAAACCTCGCTCCCGCCTTCCCGCCCATGGAGAGCAGTGGCCGTGGGAGTTTGTAACCCGTTACAGTGGCGCTACCGTCCCTGATTCTCACAGGGTTCCCTGTCATCCGGCTGCGTTGAGGGCCATGCTTTTCCCGGCGGGAAAGCGCACGGCCTGTTTGAAAGAACCGGGCTCATTCATAAGCTTTGACCTCCGCCCCGGCAAGCCATTTTTTCCCATGATATCCGGCGGCGGCCGGGCCCCCCGCCGGCACGGGAAAAACGCCCGCGCACCGCCCCCGGCAAAATTTGAGCTGCACGCCGCGGGGGCCGATGCTAACATCCGCGCAACCCGACTATGCCCAAACCA contains these protein-coding regions:
- a CDS encoding cysteine-rich CWC family protein — protein: MKAHPGVIDPGACPLCGQPNDCVVAAGGEVGDPCWCWGVRAAPEALARVPAALRQKVCLCRACLTRRVWDDGPSLTPWEAVKDNGA
- a CDS encoding PEP-CTERM sorting domain-containing protein, coding for MVYGGAALVDVNWPNGLSDGTVFGNLGGVTRISVSADGQNFYLLNPSLAPVTEAALPTDSAGQFGLPPNPALTPAAFAGKTLPEIRALYGGSAGGVGYDLGWAIDAQGQPVSLQEIHYVRLSVLEGQIKLDALAAVPEPATWLLGLAGVGLLAWVRRQRNSARP
- a CDS encoding DUF1559 domain-containing protein codes for the protein MKRRCAFTLVELLVVVAILAVLLALLLPALGRSQRAAQRVRCFSNLRQMGLAAQMYWDDYQGQTFRYGGTATNGGRLYWFGWMENGAEGQRAFRPELGALYPYLLGRGVELCPALDYSLASFKLKATGAAYGYGYNLCLSAPPSAPPVNVYQLKSAAETVLLADAAQINTFQPPASPDNPMLEEFYYVSTNTTERTAHFRHEQTASAVFCDGHVGSERPEPGSLDPLLPEHRVGRLRPAVLRLR